CTGTTTTGCCTGGCTCTTGCCAAAGCTGAATGGACCCTTGCCGCCGCCACCCATCTGGCGGTTCATCATCAGGTAGAAGAATACAATTAGGAGAATCGCTGGCAAGAAAGCGACAATCGTGTCGAGCCAGGTGCTGGATTCGTGAATGACCTTGACCTTGACGCCCTTGAACATTTCCCAGGCGGTAATCTGGTCGTTGCTGACTTCCAGCATGTGGCTGCGGAAGGCTTTCGTATTGCCGTTGTCGGCCGATTTGGTGAAACGGGCGAGCGCGCTCTGGCTCTTTTTCGCTTCAGCCTTTTCTTCGGCACTCATTTCGCGTTTACCTTCGATAATCACGCCATCGGGGGTCTTCTGGAGCGAAAGTTCGGTAATGACCTTGGTGGAGTCGCCCATCATGGCCAAAAATTCGGTGCGCGTAATGTCATTTTCGCCGTCTTTCCCTGCAAGCGGGAACATGACGAACAACAAAAGAATCATCACTAACAAAATGATAAAGTTCTTGCTACGGTAGGGAGGGGTCGGTTTAGGTTGACTCATAAATTCCTTTTATACGTTCACTTGCAAGATACAAATTTTAGGGCTGCCTCGACGCTTTCAAATTCGCAAATCAAGACGGTAGAGCCCTTTTTGACGATAGAACGCTTGCGGTAAGCGGCGCGTACGGGAATTTTAACATGGGCGGGCTCTGTTTGGCTGTACAAGAAGCCAATCGGAAAGCGGAATCCCTGTTCCGAAAGCCATAAACGAAACATTTCGGAAAGGTCTGTACTTTCGTGAGCGAGCAGAACCTTGCGAAGTTTTTTCTTGTCCAATGCGATTCCTGCCCACATGTCATGCTGACGAAGGTCAGCATCAGCATTTCCTGCCTTCAAAACAGGCGCGAAAAGCGACTCGCCTGCATTCATCACTTTCGCATACGCCTTATCCGCCAACAGGGCAATTCTGCATAATTGCGTCGCTGCGCCGGGGCTTTCTTTTTCTAGCTGCGGGAGAAATTCGTGTCGCACCTTGTTTCGTGCAAATTTTACGTCGGAATTGCTCTCGTCTTCGCACCACTCAAGATTGTTTTCGCGAGCATACGTAAGAAGTTCCGCCCGAGTCGTGTTTAGCAGAGGGCGGTAAATGTTGTCTCGTACTTCCTGAATCCCCTTGAGTCCCGCAAGCGTTGTTCCTCGGCGGAGTCGCATGTACATCGTTTCCGCTTGGTCGCCTGCATGATGCGCTGTCACGATGGCGTCGCAGTTTTCGGCGGCTTCTTGTAGCGCCTTGTACCTTGCATCTCTCGCGTTTTCTTCGAGCGAACCTTCGGCGTTTTTTAGCGCTTCGCCGTTCAAGCGTTTCAAGAAAAATGGTATGTTGTACTTGCGGGCGAATGCTTCGACAAATGTGGCGTCGCGGTCGGCTGTTCCTTCGCGCAGTCCGTGATGCACATGCGCAATTCCCAGCCATTCAATCCCGAGCGCTTCGCGATTCTTGATGAAATAATGCGCCAGGCAAATAGAATCTAGACCGCCCGAAACCGCAAGCAACAGGCGCTTGAACCCATGACGTCGAATTCTATCTGCGATGGAATCTTTCAAAAGAAACCTTAAACCCTTTACTGCCTAAAGATAATAATTTATATTTGCCCCTCAAGGAGGCCACTATGGCTAAACATAACAGTAAGGCGGCTGGCAAATTGGCCGAAACCGCCAAGGAGAGCGTGATGTTGCGCATGCTGCGCATTGACGGCTCCCAGAATGGAGCCACACTGCGGACTAGAATCGTCCGCGACAAGACGAAGTACACCAGAACCCTTAAACACAAAAAATCCCTCGCCGATGCGGGGGATTTCCCTTTTATACAGGCCGCAGCAGGTTATTTGCCCGTTGCAATCTTGCCGTAAAATTCCTTGACGTCTTCCCAGCGGTAATACGGGACGTCGGGACAGTTCTTTATGGTTGCTGAATCGCATGTCACAGGCAGTTTTTGCTCGATTTCGTTGAGCATCACCTTCACAAGAATCGGGGCGCCCTTCTTGCTTGACTTGTAGAATACGAGCTGTACGTTGGCGGCCATCGGACTGATTTCGTAGTCGCGCCAGATTTTGTGCAGGTTTTCCATGTCGGCGGTTTCGATGCCGGTGTTCTGCGTGCCGTTTTCTAGTTGTAAAAGTACTGCAAACGGGAAAATGACGGTGTCGTGGCCGAAGCGGAGCGTCGCGGTGGTCTTTTTCGCGGGCTTCTTACCTGCGGTTTTGTCTGTTTTGGCTGTGTCGGCGGCAATCACCTTGTCGGCTTCGTCCAAAACGTTTTTCAGGAGCGGACGTGCGTTTTCGAGCCCCTGCTTTTTGGCGAAGGGATTGTTGCCGAGAACGCTATACCACCAGGCATTTTGTGCGTGCCAGCGAGCGGTGAATTCTTCGTCGGTCCACAAATCGTCAAAGTTGAATTCGATTTCGGGGCTGCCTTGCAGGCTGTTTCCGATTTCGTAAATCTTGCTTAAAAGATCGCCTCCGTCTACATTCTTCTTGATGTAGTTGGAATCGTTGAAAAGGGCGCGCATCATGCGTGTCGGATTCACATGGCTGTATAGCTTTTCGTTTTCCTTTTGCCAGGCAGGCGTGTTCGATTCGTTGATAATTTTGCCGAAATCAAGCGGGCTGATGAAACTCATCAGGTACTTGCCCGATTCCTGGTGAATCTCGACCTTGGGCTTTAGCGCGTGCAGTTCTTCGAGGAATGCTGCCATGCTCACGACGCAGCGCACGCTAGTGCTGGCGTAGGCTTCAACGTAGGCGTCGTTCTTGAACACTTCCGGGAAGTTCTTGACCATGCGTTTTGCGATACCCTGGTGCTGGGCCACGCCGAGCTGGGTCAAATCGCCTGCGCGCGGGGCGGCGTATTCGTCTAAGTACTTGGCGCGTTCAAGCAGGCTTTTGCCCAAATCGGTGAGCTTGCCTAAAGAATCGGCCTTGGCTAGCGTGTTGTACAGAGCATGGTAATGGTCGGCAGGCTGGTGAAAACGGCTGCCGTGTCTGCCGTAATGGCTCAGATAAAACGGCTTGTAGCCGGCGGGAGCCTTGGTGTACTTGGCGGTCGGAGTGGGGTAGGCGTAGTAGTTGCTACCCATCTGGTGACGGTCCTGGGCAAATCCTGAAATTGCTACCGCGAACAATAACGCAAGAATTTTTTTCATTTTATTCTCCCGCATCCCACATTACACATTGCTCATTGCGGCGGAGCCGCTCACTTTTCACATTTCTTAAAAAAGCAGCTGCGAGCGCCCGTGTGGCAAGCCACTTGCGGGCCCTGCATGCGGACCTTGAAAAGCAAGGCATCGCTGTCGCAGTCGGCGGCCCATTCCACGACGGTCATCACGTTTCCGCTGGTGTCGCCCTTGTGCCAGTATTCCTTGCGGCTACGGCTCCAGAACACCATTTCGCCACAATCGTGGGTGCGGCGGAGTGCTTCTTCGTTCATCCAGGCCATCATCAGAACGTCGCCCTTGTCGGCATCTTGAACGATTACCGGCGCAAGTGCAACACCGTCCACAACGACTTCGAACTTTACTTCTTTAATCAAATCTTCGAACTTCATGATTAACCTCTCACCTGACCGTTGCCGCGGAGAATCCACTTGTAGCTGCAGAGGCTTTCCACGCCCATAGGGCCGCGGGCATGCAACTTGTCGGTGGAAATGCCCACTTCGGCACCGAGGCCATATTCGCCACCGTCGGCAAAGCGGGTGCTGGCGTTCACCATCACGCTGCTGCTGTCCACGTTCGCGACAAAGTAGTCCTGAACGGCGGTGTCTTCGGCAACCACGGCTTCAGTGTGGCGGCTGCTGTTCTTTTCGATGTGGTCGCAGGCTTCGGCAACGTTATCGACGAACTTGACGCTTGCCTTGAGGGCCAAGTATTCGTGGTGGTAATTGCTGTCATCGCCAATATCCTTGATACGGCTGTCATGGCTCTGGGCGTCCTTGTTGCCAAAGAGTTCCACGCCACGATCGGCGAGGCAATCAATCAATTTCTTCGTTGTGGCTTCGTCGATATGGCGGTCGATAATCACGCATTCCATGGCGTTGCACACACCCGTGCGCTGCGTCTTGGCGTTAATCAAGATGTTAACTGCCTTGTCCATATCGGCAGACTTGTCCACGTACACGTGGCAAATGCCGTTGAAATGCTTAATCACGGGAATCTTGCTCTGTTCAACGACCGCGCGAATCAGGCGCTCGCCACCGCGGGGAATCACGAGGTCGAGGCAGTCATTGCGCTGCAAAAGCATACCGACCAGGTCGTGGCTCGTTTCGGTCACGAGCTGCACGGCGTCTTGATCGATGCCTGCTTCGGCCAATGCTTCATGGAAAATCCCGGCGAGGCACTTGGCAGAATTCAGAGATTCCTTACCGCCTCGCAAAATCACGGCATTGCCTGCCTTAAAGCAGAGGCATGCGCCATCGATTGTTACGTTCGGACGGCTTTCAAAAATAAAGAATACGGAACCGATAGGTACGGCCACGCGGCTAATCTTGATGCCGTTCTTCAGTTCGCGGCTTTCGAGAACCTTGTTCAGCGGATCTGCGAAGGATGCGATTTCTTCGGCACCCTTGGCCATGGCCTCGATGCGGGCGTCGTTCAATGTCAGACGGTCCATCTTCGAGTCGTCGAGCTTTCCGGCGGCGGCTTCAAGGTCAATCTTGTTTGCTGCAAGGATTTCTGGCTTACGCTCGCGCAAAATCTGGGCAACGCGGTTCAGCACGGCGCTACGCTTTTCACCCGGCAGGGTACGGAGCGTCTTGCTTGCCTTCTGGGCATTTCTGGCCAAAAGGTCGGAGTATTCTTCCAAGTTGGAATATTTCAAATTGGAGCAAGTCATAAGCCGTTTTTATCCTTTTTTGAGCATTTATCGTGATTGTTTCAATTGTTTTACATTGTAAAACTTGATTTTCATCACATTGGAGTATAAGTTAGTGTCGTACAGGTTTGTTTTTACCCGCGACGAGGGTTTATAGTCGCAAGGTATCGGACTTGGGTGTTTAGACTCGGTGCAATCCTTCTCTCTCGGGGAAGCACCGAGTCTTTTTTTGTTCGAATCTTTTACAGCAAGTTCACGATCGTCGCAAACAGCTTGTCGGCGAGCACGTTCGTTTCCAGACCTTCGAATACGTTGAACTGGTTGAACATGATCTTGCCGTTACCGAACGGGTAGAGCTGCAAGTCCGAACCGGTCTTGACTTCGCCGTCCTTCAAAGTGACGGAGCGTGCGAACACCTTGGCGCCCGGCAGTTCGTTCAGCGAGAGGCTCGGCATCACGGCTGCAGCATTGCTGTCGAGAACAGAGGCTTCGCCGAATACCGGTGCAAGTTCGGAACCCTTGGGCAGGTAGTGCAAGCTGAGTTCGTTTGCACCCGTGCTCCAGTGAGATTCGATATTGCAGTCGAACTGGTGGCTCTGGTTCAGGTAGTCGATATCTTCCTGCGTGAGGTCCGAGAGCAAAAGCGTCTTGCCGCCGTTCTTCACCACGTCAACGAGCTTGTCCAGGATTTCGTCGGGCCAAGAGCTCAGGTTGGCGGTAAAGATCACCTGTTCCGGACCAGTGAGAGCGGCCAGTGCGTCGCTGGATTCTTCGCTGTTGTCCAGGAAGCAGACCTTCTTCATGGCGCTCTTCACATCGGCTTCGGCGATCACGATCAAGTCTTCTTCGGTCGTGTGGATCTTGTTGCCGTCGTTGATGAGAGTCATCTGCAACTTGTAGCTGCCTTCGGCACGCGGAGCCATCATGGTGCAAATGCCCATTTGCGTAAGGCTCGTCTTGCCGGCCGGTTCTTCAGGGGAAATCTTGTCGGTGGCGAGTTCCTTGCCCTTGTCGTCCACCAGCTTGACTTCCACAGACACGTCTTCGTAACGGCTGTTGTTCAGGAGCGTCACCTGGAAGCTGATTTCGCTCTGCGGGGCGACCACGTGTTCCAGTTCGCTGATCAAGGCGCGGCTCGGAGTCGTGATTTCCTTCGAGAAATCTTCGAAACCCTTGCTGACGCGGTTTTCGTCGCACAGACCGTCAAATTCGGTGCCGCAGTCGGCCCACTGGTCCAGGAAGAAACCGGCAATCTGCGGGTTGCTCTGGAGGGCGGTAATCTGGTCGAGCTTGCTCTTGATGGCGATGCGGTTGGCGTCGGCCACAAAGCTCTTGTAGTCCTTCCAAATGGACATGTCGCTTTCCACGAAGGTTTCGATTGCCTTGATGGCGTTCTTGATGGCCTTCTGGTTCTTGGAACTGCGCGGTCCCTTGATGTTGGTGGCCGTTTCCGGGAGGAGCGTGTGGTTCTTGAGCGTCACCAGCATCTTGTTGTTGATGTCGCTGACTACGTTTTCTTCTTCGTCCTGGAAGTGGCTGTCGCCAAGGCCTGTATCCGGCACGGAAATTTCTTCGGCGTCACGGTCAAAACTGTGAGCCAAGAAATGCGTATAGGCGGCATTCGGCGTCATGCGCGGGTTCATGCGGAGCGTGGCGTAAGGCGAAATCTTGTCGACCGTAACCGGCAAGAGTTTGCCAGTATCCTTGCGGAAGATTCCTTCGTTGTCGATGTAAATACTGTTCAGGTTGCTAATGACCGGGCGGGTCATGTCGACCGGGCTAATAGCGTTCAAGAGCTTGTTACCGTTCTGCAACAGGAGCGTGCCGTTTTCGGCGCCCATGACCCATGCACCGATGCAGGGGTGGTGGTGCTGTTCGGCCACGATGTCGTTGATCAGTTTCTTGACGATTTCAAGACCCTGGGCGGTAGACCTCATGGTGTGGATCGGGAATTCCTGGAACACGATCAAGCCGAGCTTGTCGCAGATGTCGAGAGCCTGCGTAGAGAGAGGTGCGCCGCAGCTACGAATAGCATTGTAACCGGCTGCCTTCACGGCCTGCAGGTCCTTTTCGAGCTTCGGGTTGTCGAACGTCCAGAGACCACCTTCGCTCCACTGCTGGTTGTAGGTAATGCCCTGGATCTTCAAAATCTGGTCGTTCAGGTAGTAGTCGCCCTTGAGACAGTCAAACTTGCGGAAACCGAAGGTGCGCACCACGGGGAATGCGTATTCGGCGCGCTTGATTTCCTTGCCGTCTTTTTCCTTGCTGGCCTTGATTTCCATCTGGAATTCAATGGCGTAGACGTTGGGGTGTTCGGGGCTCCACTGGAACTTGTGGCGCTGCTGTTCCTTGACTTCGAAAACAAAACGCTGGGTCATGTTTTCCTTGTCGAGCTTCAGGTTGTTCACGAACTGCTCGTAAACGTCGCCGTCGGGGTTGCGCATGAGCACGCGAAGCCTGGTCTGGAAGCCGCGGGGGTTGTTGAAGCTGATTTCGCAGGCGATGCGCTGGGTATCGGCATCGGGTTCGAGCTTCACGTCAGAAATAAAGGCTGCAGTGCCCAAAATCAGGTCCACATGGCCAAAGATACCGCCGAACGGGTACTGGGTCCAGGGGAGGCCGACCGGGAGTTCGCCCGGGTGGACAAAGCGGTCATCGGCACCGTCGGCGCTTTCGCGGCCAAAGTCGATGCGGCTGTTGAGGGCGCCCATGTTGGCGACACGCACGCAGAGTACGTTTTCTTCGCCGAGCTTCAAAGCCTTCTGGAGTTCAATAATAAAGGGGGTGTAGGCGCCGAAATGGGTGCCCAGGAGCTTGCCGTTCAGCCAGACCGTGGCATGGCTTGCAATGCGTTCAAAACGCAAGAAAATGCGCTTTGCGACCTGTTTTTCGTCGTCGATGGTAAAACGCTTGAAATAGAACGCACAGTCGTGCGACATCAGGAGCTTGTCAAAAGCCCTTTCCCAAATGTGGGGAACTTGCACTTCCTGGGTGTCTTTGGGGTAAGTAGCGTACCAACGATTAGAAATACCGGCATCTTCGGTGTCCCAAATCATCTGCCAGTCGCCATCAAGGCTCAAAATCTTGCTCATTCGAGGTTCCTTTATGAAATTTTGAGGTGAAATTTAGAAAAAAATGGGGCTTTGTCTTTACATTTTTCCAAATTTTGCTACATTTGGGGTCCCAATAGCAACCAAAAAAGGATTACAAAAATGTATTCTATTGTTGAAACAGGTGGTTTCCAGTATAAAGTTGAGCTGGGCAAGGCTTACAAGGTCCCCACGCTCGATGCCGCTGTTGGTTCCGAACTGGAGCTCAAGTCCGTTCTTCTTTTCGCAGGAAAAGAAGTGCAAATCGGCACCCCTGTCCTGAACGACGCCTCCGTGAAGGTCGAAGTGCTTGCTCACGGCAAGTATGACACCGTCATCGTTTACAAGAAGAAGCGCCGTACCCGTTACGAACGTCGTAACGGTCATCGTCAGGGCTATACCGAGGTGCTGGTTACGGAACTTCGCTCCGGCGCAGAATCCGCAAAGGTCGACTCCAAGGTTATCGATCGCAACCGCGCTCGCGTGGCTGCCCTCGCCAAGCAGAAGGTACAGTCTGTGCCTCTGACTCGCAAGGAAAAGATTGCCCAGGGTCTCCCGAAGCCCGCCAAGGTTAAGAAGAACTCTCTGCGTAAGGCTAAGGAGGTATAATCCATGGCTCATAAGAAAGGTCAAGGTTCAGTACGTAACGGCCGCGACAGTAACGCCAAGTACCTTGGTGTTAAGAAGTATGCGGGCGAAGTCGTCAAGGCTGGCAACATCATCGTTCGTCAGCGCGGTTCTCACTTCCACAAGGGCACCAACGTGGGTATGGGCAGAGACTTCACTCTGTTCTCTCTCGTCGATGGCAAGGTGAAGTTCGAACGCCTCGATGCAAAGCGTCAGAAAGTTTCTGTCTATCCGGAAGAAAACTAATCGGTTTTGAATCGTTTAGAGCCGACGGTACCACAAGTGCCGTCGGTTTTTTTTATTGTATTTTGCTATTTTATAGCCAATGTCTAGGTTTATGACGATTCGTTCTTTGTTTGTCGCCTTTCTTTTTTCGATGGCGGCTGTTTTTTGGGCTTGTTCTGACGACGATAGTTCTGTTGAATTTAGGGTAGAACGCGAAGTTTCCGATATTTCGACCTTGTTGCAGTGTGCCAAGGGTGCCGATAGCGGTGCCTACTGTTTTATGGTCCGTTTCCGCTATCCGGACGATACAGAAAGCTTGGACAGCATTTACTTATGGGTTGGCAACGACGTGTTGGACGATACTTCAAAGTCGGTTGGCGACAAGGAAAAGTCGAAGGCGACTGATCGCTTTGCGTACCCCTCGAAGACTGAGGAACTTTTCGACACGATTGACGTGACTCCGTATATCCAGGATTATGTGGAAGAACGCGAAAGTCTGATGGTGGCGCTCTATTGCGACTATTCGGGTGGACGTCCGGGAACGGTTCAAAGAATTTATCTGTATTTTGGCGACAAGCTTGCTCCGTCCGATATCAATATCTCTGATTCTACCTGGACTACCGGAGCGCTTCTAGAATGGACGCGTCCAACAGACCAGACGAATCACTACAAGCCGAATGAACTTTCTGGCCCGATTCTTGGTTACAATATCAGAATCTATAGCGAGAACAAGAACGAGGACTTGCGCAAGCTGAAGGTTAAGCTTGAATCTCCGGACGGAATCGATTCTACTGGCGAGACGCTTTATTTGCGCCACAAGGGTTATCATTCTAACGTGGATTCCGTGTTCCTGCAGTCCAAGGAACATGGCGACAGCCGCAAGAACGAACTGTTCCTGGCCATTCCCGATGGTAAGGGTTACAACAACGATAACCCCGATTCTAATATTTTCCGTTTGACTATCGAAGGCCTTAAGGCAGAAACCGAATACAAAATCGGTTATTCAACATGGGATACTTGCGGCAACTATACGGGCGTAGACCGTTCCGATATGCGCGCATGGCTTACGATCAATACGACGGATTCTGTCGCACCCTTGATGCCCACCAAGATCTTTACGATGAAGGATACCTTGTACCCTGAAATGGCAAGGCTCGACAGCAATAACCGCCTGCTCATTTTCTGGAGCCAAAGTGTAGACCCGTACAAGCGCGAACACGACATCGAGGTCGATACGGTTCTCTCAATTCCGGATACATGCCTCGTTGACTTGTGCTATGAAAAAGTGGAAATGTACAGGGTTGAATATTGGGACCGCTACACCGAACAGTGGGTGATTAGCAGCGATGTGGATACTCTGGACCGCTACACCAAGTTTTACAAGCCCTCGGGCGATACCATGAAGGTTTCTGCCACGGGTAAGTTTATTTCTGACACGATCCGTTATGTTGCCCCTGGTGATACGCTTGTGCTTCGGATTATTGCCATTGATGAATCCGGCTATTGGTCTGTTCCGCTGATCGACACGATTGCCGTGTCCCCGGGCGCTATCGCAAATGAAATCGAATGTCCCGAAGGCTTTGTCGCCGTCAAGGCGTCCGATACCAATTACTTCTGCATGGAACGCATGGAACACCAGAATGATTCTGGCGAATTCATGACGAACGTTTTGCATTCCGAAGCGCTGGCAACCTGCGAAGCGATTTCGGCGAGCGGTTTCAAGGTGAGTCTGTGTAACGAACGCGACTGGGAACTCGTTTGCCTTTCGGGCGGAACGCTTGCCTATGGCGTGGTTCAAGACGATACTGTTGAGACGGCTGAATTCTTGTTCAAGTACTGCAATGTGGCGACCAACGATTCTGCCTCGGCGGCGAATCCTGCCAAGCGCAGTTCCCGCTGCATGAACCCGATGGGTATTCGCGACTTGCCGGGCCAGTATCAGGAATGGGTGAGGGGTCGCTCCGAAGATACGATTGCCGTGGTCAAGGGTGGTTCTTACCGCGTGATGAGCGGGCTTGAAAGTGGCGAGTTTGGCCGCGAAACCCAGGCCCTTTGCACGAACCGTTATTTCCCGTACTTTACCCGTTTGGCCTACACGACCGATTCCGTATACCTGTACCGCGAAGGTACCAGGGTCGATACCGTTTATACCGCCGACACATCCAGAACCCTGTACAAGGTACTGACCAAGAAAGATTTCAAGGATACCTTGCAGTTCTTTGACATTCAGGATTCTAGCGGAAATTCCGTGGGTACGGACTACGTGCCTTATGCTGAATACAAGCAGGGCGGCGATGAATGGCTTGAAACCATTTCCAACGGCATGAAGTATGTGCCGGACCATATCGAGGTCGTGTTCCTGACGGGCGAGCGCGTTGCTTACCGCGGGGCCTCGAACTACTACAGGTCATCAAGCATCGGATTCCGTTGCTGCGCCTATAAAGAACAAAATGAAGAATAGTGATTTTTTGAAAGTTGCTGAAGCGCTTGCTAAGGAAGCAGGCGCTCTTTGTCTTGAAATCCAACAGAATTTGGGCGATGTCAAATACAAGTCCAAGAAGGACGTGGTGACCCGTGCCGACATTGCAAGCGAAAAGCTGATTGTGGAAGGACTTCGCAAGGCGTTTCCGGAACATTCCATTCGCACCGAAGAAGCTGGCGTTATCGAAGGCTCGGACCCGCGTTACCGCTGGATTATCGATCCGGTCGATGGTACCGTGAATTTTAGCCGCGGAATTCCGTTCTGGGGAATTTCGATTGCGCTCCACTTTGAAGGCAAGCCCTTGGTCGCGGTCGTGAATCTGCCGCGCTTGGGTGAACTTTTTACCGCGGTGCGCGGTGAAGGCGCCTTCATGAACGGCAAACCGATTCATGTGAGCGACGAGTCGGACCCGGTCCATGCGATCGTGAGCAATGGCGACTTTAACGTGGGCGATGTGGCTAAAATCAACGCCCAGAATTCCAAGAATTTCGCTCGCGAGGCAGAAACTTTCGAACGTGTCAAGTGCTTTGGCTCGGCGGTAATCGAAGGCTGCTTTACGGCCTGCGGGCGCCTGGACTGCTTTGTGATGACCATGAGCTACCCCTGGGATATTGCGGCCATTGCCCTGCTTGTCGAAGAGGCCGGTGGCAAGTCGACCCATATTGACGGCTCTCCCATGCAGTTCGTGGATGCCGAACAAG
Above is a genomic segment from Fibrobacter sp. UWB5 containing:
- the tilS gene encoding tRNA lysidine(34) synthetase TilS, whose amino-acid sequence is MKDSIADRIRRHGFKRLLLAVSGGLDSICLAHYFIKNREALGIEWLGIAHVHHGLREGTADRDATFVEAFARKYNIPFFLKRLNGEALKNAEGSLEENARDARYKALQEAAENCDAIVTAHHAGDQAETMYMRLRRGTTLAGLKGIQEVRDNIYRPLLNTTRAELLTYARENNLEWCEDESNSDVKFARNKVRHEFLPQLEKESPGAATQLCRIALLADKAYAKVMNAGESLFAPVLKAGNADADLRQHDMWAGIALDKKKLRKVLLAHESTDLSEMFRLWLSEQGFRFPIGFLYSQTEPAHVKIPVRAAYRKRSIVKKGSTVLICEFESVEAALKFVSCK
- a CDS encoding histidine-type phosphatase; protein product: MKKILALLFAVAISGFAQDRHQMGSNYYAYPTPTAKYTKAPAGYKPFYLSHYGRHGSRFHQPADHYHALYNTLAKADSLGKLTDLGKSLLERAKYLDEYAAPRAGDLTQLGVAQHQGIAKRMVKNFPEVFKNDAYVEAYASTSVRCVVSMAAFLEELHALKPKVEIHQESGKYLMSFISPLDFGKIINESNTPAWQKENEKLYSHVNPTRMMRALFNDSNYIKKNVDGGDLLSKIYEIGNSLQGSPEIEFNFDDLWTDEEFTARWHAQNAWWYSVLGNNPFAKKQGLENARPLLKNVLDEADKVIAADTAKTDKTAGKKPAKKTTATLRFGHDTVIFPFAVLLQLENGTQNTGIETADMENLHKIWRDYEISPMAANVQLVFYKSSKKGAPILVKVMLNEIEQKLPVTCDSATIKNCPDVPYYRWEDVKEFYGKIATGK
- the hisI gene encoding phosphoribosyl-AMP cyclohydrolase, which encodes MKFEDLIKEVKFEVVVDGVALAPVIVQDADKGDVLMMAWMNEEALRRTHDCGEMVFWSRSRKEYWHKGDTSGNVMTVVEWAADCDSDALLFKVRMQGPQVACHTGARSCFFKKCEK
- a CDS encoding glutamate-5-semialdehyde dehydrogenase encodes the protein MTCSNLKYSNLEEYSDLLARNAQKASKTLRTLPGEKRSAVLNRVAQILRERKPEILAANKIDLEAAAGKLDDSKMDRLTLNDARIEAMAKGAEEIASFADPLNKVLESRELKNGIKISRVAVPIGSVFFIFESRPNVTIDGACLCFKAGNAVILRGGKESLNSAKCLAGIFHEALAEAGIDQDAVQLVTETSHDLVGMLLQRNDCLDLVIPRGGERLIRAVVEQSKIPVIKHFNGICHVYVDKSADMDKAVNILINAKTQRTGVCNAMECVIIDRHIDEATTKKLIDCLADRGVELFGNKDAQSHDSRIKDIGDDSNYHHEYLALKASVKFVDNVAEACDHIEKNSSRHTEAVVAEDTAVQDYFVANVDSSSVMVNASTRFADGGEYGLGAEVGISTDKLHARGPMGVESLCSYKWILRGNGQVRG
- a CDS encoding glycoside hydrolase family 2 protein, with protein sequence MSKILSLDGDWQMIWDTEDAGISNRWYATYPKDTQEVQVPHIWERAFDKLLMSHDCAFYFKRFTIDDEKQVAKRIFLRFERIASHATVWLNGKLLGTHFGAYTPFIIELQKALKLGEENVLCVRVANMGALNSRIDFGRESADGADDRFVHPGELPVGLPWTQYPFGGIFGHVDLILGTAAFISDVKLEPDADTQRIACEISFNNPRGFQTRLRVLMRNPDGDVYEQFVNNLKLDKENMTQRFVFEVKEQQRHKFQWSPEHPNVYAIEFQMEIKASKEKDGKEIKRAEYAFPVVRTFGFRKFDCLKGDYYLNDQILKIQGITYNQQWSEGGLWTFDNPKLEKDLQAVKAAGYNAIRSCGAPLSTQALDICDKLGLIVFQEFPIHTMRSTAQGLEIVKKLINDIVAEQHHHPCIGAWVMGAENGTLLLQNGNKLLNAISPVDMTRPVISNLNSIYIDNEGIFRKDTGKLLPVTVDKISPYATLRMNPRMTPNAAYTHFLAHSFDRDAEEISVPDTGLGDSHFQDEEENVVSDINNKMLVTLKNHTLLPETATNIKGPRSSKNQKAIKNAIKAIETFVESDMSIWKDYKSFVADANRIAIKSKLDQITALQSNPQIAGFFLDQWADCGTEFDGLCDENRVSKGFEDFSKEITTPSRALISELEHVVAPQSEISFQVTLLNNSRYEDVSVEVKLVDDKGKELATDKISPEEPAGKTSLTQMGICTMMAPRAEGSYKLQMTLINDGNKIHTTEEDLIVIAEADVKSAMKKVCFLDNSEESSDALAALTGPEQVIFTANLSSWPDEILDKLVDVVKNGGKTLLLSDLTQEDIDYLNQSHQFDCNIESHWSTGANELSLHYLPKGSELAPVFGEASVLDSNAAAVMPSLSLNELPGAKVFARSVTLKDGEVKTGSDLQLYPFGNGKIMFNQFNVFEGLETNVLADKLFATIVNLL
- the rplU gene encoding 50S ribosomal protein L21, translated to MYSIVETGGFQYKVELGKAYKVPTLDAAVGSELELKSVLLFAGKEVQIGTPVLNDASVKVEVLAHGKYDTVIVYKKKRRTRYERRNGHRQGYTEVLVTELRSGAESAKVDSKVIDRNRARVAALAKQKVQSVPLTRKEKIAQGLPKPAKVKKNSLRKAKEV
- the rpmA gene encoding 50S ribosomal protein L27 codes for the protein MAHKKGQGSVRNGRDSNAKYLGVKKYAGEVVKAGNIIVRQRGSHFHKGTNVGMGRDFTLFSLVDGKVKFERLDAKRQKVSVYPEEN
- a CDS encoding fibronectin type III domain-containing protein → MSRFMTIRSLFVAFLFSMAAVFWACSDDDSSVEFRVEREVSDISTLLQCAKGADSGAYCFMVRFRYPDDTESLDSIYLWVGNDVLDDTSKSVGDKEKSKATDRFAYPSKTEELFDTIDVTPYIQDYVEERESLMVALYCDYSGGRPGTVQRIYLYFGDKLAPSDINISDSTWTTGALLEWTRPTDQTNHYKPNELSGPILGYNIRIYSENKNEDLRKLKVKLESPDGIDSTGETLYLRHKGYHSNVDSVFLQSKEHGDSRKNELFLAIPDGKGYNNDNPDSNIFRLTIEGLKAETEYKIGYSTWDTCGNYTGVDRSDMRAWLTINTTDSVAPLMPTKIFTMKDTLYPEMARLDSNNRLLIFWSQSVDPYKREHDIEVDTVLSIPDTCLVDLCYEKVEMYRVEYWDRYTEQWVISSDVDTLDRYTKFYKPSGDTMKVSATGKFISDTIRYVAPGDTLVLRIIAIDESGYWSVPLIDTIAVSPGAIANEIECPEGFVAVKASDTNYFCMERMEHQNDSGEFMTNVLHSEALATCEAISASGFKVSLCNERDWELVCLSGGTLAYGVVQDDTVETAEFLFKYCNVATNDSASAANPAKRSSRCMNPMGIRDLPGQYQEWVRGRSEDTIAVVKGGSYRVMSGLESGEFGRETQALCTNRYFPYFTRLAYTTDSVYLYREGTRVDTVYTADTSRTLYKVLTKKDFKDTLQFFDIQDSSGNSVGTDYVPYAEYKQGGDEWLETISNGMKYVPDHIEVVFLTGERVAYRGASNYYRSSSIGFRCCAYKEQNEE